In Alphaproteobacteria bacterium, one DNA window encodes the following:
- a CDS encoding SDR family oxidoreductase gives MPRVDQKTVIVTGGASGIGAESARLLVREGARVVIADLNEAGGGALAAELGDAALFFRLDTTVESEWQACIAAALQRFGGLHGVVNAAGVGVGGDVEEASLEDFQRVCRINGLGVFLGCKHGVLAMKGNPPDRPGSIVNISSVLGLRGMARAPAYAASKGAVRLLSKNVAIHCGTMGYPIRCNSVHPGWIDTPMIAPRLAMTIDNMSGRQYLESLHPMGRLGRPEEIARLILFLISDESSFSTGAEFVADGGVTA, from the coding sequence ATGCCCCGCGTTGACCAAAAGACGGTGATCGTCACCGGCGGCGCCTCGGGCATCGGCGCCGAGAGCGCGCGGCTGCTGGTGCGTGAGGGCGCCAGGGTCGTGATCGCCGACCTCAACGAGGCCGGCGGCGGCGCGCTGGCCGCCGAGCTGGGCGACGCCGCCCTCTTCTTTCGCCTCGACACCACGGTCGAGAGCGAGTGGCAGGCCTGCATCGCCGCCGCCCTGCAGCGCTTCGGCGGGCTGCACGGCGTGGTAAACGCCGCCGGCGTCGGTGTGGGCGGCGACGTCGAGGAGGCCTCGCTCGAGGACTTCCAGCGCGTCTGCCGCATCAACGGGCTGGGCGTGTTCCTGGGCTGCAAGCACGGCGTGCTGGCGATGAAGGGCAATCCGCCCGACCGGCCGGGCTCGATCGTCAACATCTCCTCCGTCCTGGGCCTGCGCGGCATGGCGCGCGCGCCGGCCTATGCCGCCAGCAAGGGCGCCGTGCGCCTGCTGAGCAAGAATGTGGCGATCCATTGCGGCACCATGGGCTATCCGATCCGCTGCAACTCGGTGCATCCCGGCTGGATCGACACGCCGATGATCGCGCCGCGCCTGGCCATGACCATCGACAACATGAGCGGCCGGCAATACCTCGAGAGCCTGCATCCGATGGGACGGCTGGGCCGGCCGGAGGAGATCGCCCGGCTGATCCTGTTCCTGATCTCCGACGAATCCTCGTTCAGCACCGGGGCGGAATTCGTGGCCGATGGCGGGGTGACGGCCTGA
- a CDS encoding glucose 1-dehydrogenase: protein MADLDNRVAIVTGGASGIGAASCRLLAREGAIVVVADVQDDLGEKVARDIGGTSVYRRLDVTREADWQRVVDDTLQRCGRLDILVNNAGISGGMGNIETTTVENWERVHAINLDGVFLGCKHGIGAMKRTGPAKPASQGAIVNISSIAGIVGAAGPCAYTASKGAVRLLTKSVAQHCAEKGYAIRCNSVHPGGIDTPIFNLLWQVMGHEAGKAFIGARHPIGHMGEPEDIAEAVLYLASDRSRFVTGSELVADGGITSGIQRTALNAPR, encoded by the coding sequence ATGGCGGATCTCGACAACCGCGTCGCCATCGTCACCGGCGGCGCCTCGGGCATCGGCGCGGCGAGCTGCCGCCTGCTGGCGCGCGAGGGCGCCATCGTCGTGGTGGCCGACGTGCAGGACGATCTGGGCGAGAAGGTCGCGCGCGACATCGGCGGCACCTCCGTGTACCGCCGTCTCGACGTCACCCGCGAGGCCGACTGGCAGCGCGTCGTCGACGACACGCTGCAACGCTGCGGCCGGCTCGACATCCTGGTCAACAACGCCGGCATCTCCGGCGGCATGGGCAATATCGAGACCACCACGGTCGAGAACTGGGAGCGCGTGCACGCCATCAACCTCGACGGCGTCTTCCTCGGCTGCAAGCACGGTATCGGCGCGATGAAGCGCACCGGCCCGGCCAAGCCGGCGTCGCAGGGCGCGATCGTCAACATCTCCTCGATCGCCGGCATCGTCGGCGCCGCCGGACCCTGCGCCTATACCGCCAGCAAGGGCGCGGTGCGGCTGCTGACCAAGAGCGTGGCGCAGCATTGCGCCGAGAAGGGCTACGCCATCCGCTGCAACTCGGTGCATCCCGGCGGCATCGACACGCCGATCTTCAATCTGCTGTGGCAGGTCATGGGCCATGAGGCGGGCAAGGCCTTCATCGGCGCGCGCCATCCGATCGGCCACATGGGCGAGCCCGAGGACATCGCCGAGGCGGTGCTCTATCTCGCCTCCGACCGCTCGCGCTTCGTCACCGGCTCGGAGCTGGTGGCCGATGGCGGTATCACCTCAGGCATCCAGAGGACGGCGCTCAATGCCCCGCGTTGA
- a CDS encoding SDR family oxidoreductase has product MASPLFDLTGKVAVVTGSSKGIGRSIAEQLALQGAKVVISSRKLPACEEVAARINEAGGQAVAIACNISDKAQCENLIAQARRQLGPIDILVCNAATNPYYGPTEKMPDDAFMKIMQNNILSNIWLITQCLPDMRAKKDGAIIIVSSIGGVRGTPVIGAYGISKAADMQLARNLAIELGPDNIRINTIAPGLVKTDFAKALWDDPAYLNKRLQSAPLRRIGEPEDIGGIAVLLASKAGAFITGQTIIADAGVTIAS; this is encoded by the coding sequence ATGGCGTCGCCGCTTTTCGACCTCACCGGCAAGGTCGCCGTCGTCACCGGCTCGAGCAAGGGCATCGGCAGGTCGATCGCCGAGCAACTCGCGCTGCAGGGCGCCAAAGTGGTGATCTCCAGCCGCAAGCTGCCGGCCTGCGAGGAGGTGGCCGCCAGGATCAACGAGGCGGGCGGCCAGGCGGTGGCCATCGCCTGCAACATCTCCGACAAGGCGCAGTGCGAGAACCTGATCGCGCAGGCCCGCAGGCAGCTCGGGCCGATCGACATCCTGGTCTGCAACGCCGCGACCAACCCGTATTACGGGCCGACCGAGAAAATGCCCGACGACGCCTTCATGAAGATCATGCAGAACAACATCCTGTCGAACATCTGGCTGATCACGCAGTGCCTGCCCGACATGCGGGCCAAGAAGGACGGCGCGATCATCATCGTCTCGTCGATCGGCGGCGTGCGCGGCACGCCGGTGATCGGCGCCTACGGCATCTCCAAGGCCGCCGACATGCAGCTGGCGCGCAACCTCGCCATCGAGTTGGGGCCGGACAACATCCGCATCAACACCATCGCGCCGGGCCTGGTGAAGACCGACTTCGCCAAGGCGCTGTGGGACGATCCGGCCTACCTCAACAAGCGCCTGCAGTCGGCGCCGCTGCGCCGCATCGGCGAGCCCGAGGACATCGGCGGCATCGCCGTGCTGCTGGCCTCCAAGGCCGGCGCCTTCATCACCGGTCAGACGATCATCGCCGATGCCGGCGTGACCATTGCGAGTTAG
- a CDS encoding ATP-dependent Clp protease proteolytic subunit has translation MLPANIRFDDDDDDEPDKKEKMAEHGEARDKTAAIEERLFKARTVLIYGGIDQKLAREVSARLLALQSAGDDPITVYINSQGGHVESGDTIYDMIKFVKPEVRVVGTGWVASAGALIYAAAKRENRYSLPNTRFLLHQPSGGAMGSASDFAIQAKEILRMRRRLNEIFAAETGQPLERIEKDTERDYWMSAQQAVEYGLVGKIVQNATQIA, from the coding sequence ATGTTGCCAGCCAACATCCGTTTCGACGACGACGATGACGACGAGCCCGACAAGAAGGAGAAGATGGCCGAGCACGGTGAGGCGCGCGACAAGACCGCGGCGATCGAGGAGCGGCTGTTCAAGGCGCGCACCGTCCTGATCTACGGCGGCATCGACCAGAAGCTGGCACGGGAGGTCTCGGCGCGGCTGCTGGCGCTGCAATCGGCCGGCGACGATCCGATCACCGTCTACATCAACAGCCAGGGCGGCCACGTCGAATCGGGCGACACGATCTACGACATGATCAAGTTCGTGAAGCCGGAGGTGCGGGTGGTGGGCACGGGCTGGGTCGCCAGCGCCGGCGCCCTGATCTACGCCGCGGCCAAGCGCGAGAACCGCTACAGCCTGCCCAACACCCGCTTCCTGCTGCACCAGCCCTCGGGCGGGGCGATGGGATCGGCCTCGGATTTCGCCATCCAGGCCAAGGAGATCCTGCGCATGCGCCGTCGGCTCAACGAGATCTTCGCCGCCGAGACCGGCCAGCCGCTGGAGCGCATCGAGAAGGACACGGAGCGCGACTACTGGATGAGCGCGCAGCAGGCAGTGGAATACGGCCTGGTCGGCAAGATCGTGCAGAACGCCACCCAGATCGCCTGA
- a CDS encoding methyltransferase domain-containing protein — MTTGDTLFAGSIPALYDRFMGPMLFRPYAADLAHRLADLKGGRLLETAAGTGIVTETLVAALPSAVEIVATDLNQAMVDFAATKTGIMRAQLRRADALSLPFDDGSFDVVVCQFGVMFFPDRVAGYREARRVLKPGGRFLFNAWDSLAHNPLPALLTETLATRFAADPPRFFERTPHGYHDVDRIRADLGAAGFARIAIDTVSLPSCADSAREAATGFCQGSPLRGEIEARAPDGLQAATDAVADALAARYGSGAIEAPMRAHVVTARP, encoded by the coding sequence ATGACGACAGGCGATACGCTGTTCGCGGGCTCGATCCCCGCGCTCTACGACCGCTTCATGGGCCCGATGCTGTTTCGGCCCTATGCCGCGGATCTGGCCCACCGCCTTGCCGACCTCAAGGGCGGCCGGCTGCTGGAGACCGCGGCCGGCACCGGCATCGTCACCGAGACCTTGGTCGCGGCGCTGCCGTCGGCGGTCGAGATCGTCGCCACCGACCTGAACCAGGCGATGGTCGACTTCGCGGCCACCAAGACCGGCATCATGCGCGCCCAGCTGCGGCGGGCCGATGCGCTGTCGCTGCCCTTCGACGACGGCAGCTTCGACGTCGTCGTCTGCCAGTTCGGCGTGATGTTCTTCCCCGACCGCGTCGCCGGCTATCGCGAGGCCAGGCGCGTGCTGAAGCCCGGCGGCCGCTTCCTGTTCAACGCCTGGGACAGCTTGGCGCACAATCCGCTGCCGGCGCTGCTGACCGAGACGCTGGCTACCCGCTTCGCCGCCGATCCGCCGCGCTTCTTCGAGCGTACGCCGCACGGCTACCACGATGTCGATCGGATCCGCGCCGATCTCGGTGCCGCGGGCTTCGCCCGTATCGCCATCGACACGGTCAGCCTGCCCAGCTGCGCCGACAGCGCGCGCGAGGCGGCGACCGGCTTCTGCCAGGGCTCGCCGCTGCGCGGCGAGATCGAGGCGCGCGCGCCGGACGGGCTGCAGGCCGCCACCGACGCGGTCGCCGACGCCCTGGCCGCGCGCTACGGCTCGGGTGCGATCGAGGCGCCGATGCGGGCGCATGTCGTCACCGCGCGGCCGTAG
- a CDS encoding heme-binding protein encodes MSDHTLFPVHSSLTLVQADAMIAGALAAARAADLLPLTVAVLDSGGQLVAYKREDGSGVLRFDIALGKAWGALGMGISSRTLRDRLANRPAFQGALAAASDGRFVPVPGGVLAIGAQGHAIGAIGISGDASDRDEYAAIMGVQAAGLASHPAAPAENWRSAGL; translated from the coding sequence GTGAGCGACCATACCCTGTTTCCGGTGCACTCCAGCCTGACCCTGGTGCAGGCCGATGCGATGATTGCCGGTGCGCTCGCCGCGGCGCGCGCCGCCGACCTGCTGCCGCTCACCGTCGCCGTGCTCGATTCCGGCGGTCAGCTCGTCGCCTACAAGCGAGAGGATGGAAGCGGCGTGCTGCGCTTCGACATCGCGCTCGGCAAGGCGTGGGGCGCCCTGGGCATGGGCATCTCCAGTCGTACCCTGCGCGATCGGCTCGCCAACCGACCGGCTTTCCAGGGCGCGCTGGCGGCGGCCTCCGACGGCCGCTTCGTGCCGGTGCCCGGCGGCGTGCTGGCGATCGGCGCGCAGGGCCACGCCATCGGCGCGATCGGTATCAGCGGCGACGCATCCGATCGCGACGAGTATGCCGCGATCATGGGCGTGCAGGCCGCCGGCTTGGCGTCACATCCCGCCGCGCCCGCCGAGAACTGGCGATCGGCGGGTCTTTGA
- a CDS encoding acyl-CoA dehydrogenase has product MTSPLINRRDLDFVLYELLDVGGFTKHARYADHSRETFEAAIETAHRLALEKFQPHNAKADKNEPVFDGKVVSMIPEVAEALAAFRDAGFFAPTKDYELGGMQLPLTVAQACNAMFQSANIGSAGYPFLTVGAANLIESFGSQEQKALYMAPMLAGRFFGTMCLSEPQAGSSLADIRTRAEPQPDGSYRVIGNKMWISGGDHELSENIVHMVLAKIPGGPPGVRGISLFIVPKRVVNPDGSSGERNDVRLAGLNHKMGYRGTTNTVLNFGEKGGAVGYLLGQPHRGLEYMFQMMNEARIGVGQGAVMLAYAAYLFSLEYARGRPQGRAPDSKDPASPMIPIVEHADVRRMLLHQKWVSEGGLHLCLFAASLVDRIAMAVDAAEKARLELLLDTLTPIVKGWLSEVCLKSNEHAVQILGGYGYTRDYPVEQYYRDQRLNPIHEGTDGIQAIDLLGRKMAIKGGAGWNAVKAEIARAIGIASAHDQLKPMARDLAALVETVEATRATLLDAMGKGQASLALANAFHFLDLFGLLVMGWMWLWQASAVHDLPPAAGDAERAFRDGKLAACRYFFTYEVPRSAYLAALLNRLDDTTLTMKSEWFA; this is encoded by the coding sequence ATGACATCGCCGCTGATCAATCGCCGCGACCTGGACTTCGTGCTCTACGAACTGCTCGACGTCGGCGGCTTCACGAAGCACGCGCGCTACGCCGATCACAGCCGCGAGACCTTCGAGGCGGCGATCGAGACGGCGCATCGCCTGGCGCTGGAGAAGTTCCAGCCGCACAACGCCAAGGCCGACAAGAACGAGCCGGTCTTCGACGGCAAGGTGGTGAGCATGATCCCGGAGGTCGCCGAGGCGCTGGCCGCCTTCCGCGACGCCGGCTTCTTCGCGCCGACCAAGGACTACGAGCTGGGCGGCATGCAATTGCCGCTGACCGTGGCGCAGGCCTGCAACGCCATGTTCCAGTCGGCCAATATCGGCAGCGCCGGCTATCCCTTCCTCACCGTGGGCGCCGCCAACCTGATCGAGAGCTTCGGCTCGCAGGAGCAGAAAGCGCTCTACATGGCGCCGATGCTGGCCGGCCGCTTCTTCGGCACGATGTGCCTGAGCGAGCCGCAGGCGGGGTCGTCACTGGCCGACATCCGCACCCGCGCCGAGCCGCAGCCCGACGGCAGCTATCGCGTGATCGGCAACAAGATGTGGATCTCCGGCGGCGACCATGAGCTTTCCGAGAACATCGTGCACATGGTGCTGGCCAAGATCCCCGGCGGCCCGCCGGGCGTGAGGGGCATTTCCCTGTTCATCGTGCCCAAGCGCGTCGTCAATCCCGACGGCTCGTCGGGCGAGCGCAACGACGTGCGGCTGGCCGGGCTCAACCACAAGATGGGCTATCGCGGCACGACCAACACGGTGCTGAATTTCGGCGAGAAGGGCGGCGCCGTCGGCTACCTGCTGGGCCAGCCGCATCGCGGCCTGGAATACATGTTCCAGATGATGAACGAGGCGCGCATCGGCGTCGGCCAGGGCGCGGTGATGCTGGCCTATGCGGCGTATCTGTTCTCGCTTGAATACGCGCGCGGCCGGCCGCAGGGCCGTGCGCCCGACAGCAAGGATCCGGCCTCGCCGATGATCCCGATCGTCGAGCACGCCGACGTCAGGCGCATGCTGCTGCACCAGAAATGGGTGAGCGAGGGCGGCCTGCATTTGTGCCTCTTTGCCGCCTCGCTGGTCGATCGCATCGCCATGGCAGTTGACGCGGCGGAGAAGGCGCGGCTCGAGCTGCTGCTCGACACGCTCACCCCGATCGTCAAGGGCTGGCTGTCGGAGGTCTGCCTGAAGTCGAACGAGCACGCCGTGCAGATCCTGGGCGGCTATGGCTACACCCGCGACTATCCGGTCGAGCAGTATTATCGCGACCAGCGCCTCAATCCGATCCACGAGGGGACCGACGGCATCCAGGCCATCGACCTGCTGGGCCGCAAGATGGCGATCAAGGGCGGCGCCGGCTGGAACGCGGTGAAGGCCGAGATTGCGCGCGCCATCGGCATCGCCAGCGCCCACGATCAGCTCAAGCCGATGGCCCGCGACCTCGCCGCTCTCGTCGAGACGGTCGAGGCGACGCGCGCCACCCTGCTGGATGCGATGGGCAAGGGCCAGGCATCGCTGGCGTTGGCCAACGCCTTTCACTTCCTCGACCTGTTCGGCCTGCTGGTGATGGGCTGGATGTGGCTGTGGCAGGCCAGCGCCGTGCACGACCTGCCGCCGGCCGCCGGCGACGCGGAGCGCGCCTTCCGCGACGGCAAGCTCGCCGCCTGCCGCTACTTCTTCACCTACGAGGTGCCGCGCTCGGCTTATCTCGCGGCATTGCTGAACCGGCTCGACGACACGACGCTGACGATGAAGAGCGAGTGGTTCGCGTAA
- a CDS encoding ABC transporter substrate-binding protein, with translation MRQKLAIATIAALGAAIATGAAAQTRGVSKTEITLGMHTDLSGVAATYGVSSSNAVRMRFDEINAAGGINGRKIKLIIEDQAYQVPKAVQACNKLINRDNVFAFVAPLGTPMNNACFKDQLAANVPNLFPLSAARQMYEPFHRLKFYGAASYVDQMRSAVDYFVKQKGKKKICTMYQDTDFGKEVIEGVEQQAKKLGIKVVEHAAHKPTDQDFTAPITKLRAAGCDLIAMGTIVRDSIVPYNTARKMGWTDVDFVGSAAVYDLVVGAAQGMDGFYGMGLTEMPYADSPVASVKKFVADYKAKYNIDPNIGAVYGYVAADLTVVGLKNAGADLTLDSFVKGLESIKGYKDIFNGPEVNFSDKTRQGAASSFLAVVKGGRWTRVTEPLGF, from the coding sequence ATGCGTCAGAAACTGGCTATCGCTACGATCGCGGCGCTCGGCGCGGCGATCGCGACGGGCGCGGCCGCGCAGACGCGCGGCGTCAGCAAGACCGAGATCACCCTGGGCATGCACACCGACCTGAGCGGCGTGGCGGCGACCTACGGCGTGTCGTCGTCGAACGCGGTGCGCATGCGCTTCGACGAGATCAACGCCGCCGGCGGCATCAACGGCCGCAAGATCAAGCTGATCATCGAGGATCAGGCCTACCAGGTGCCCAAGGCGGTGCAGGCCTGCAACAAGCTGATCAATCGCGACAACGTGTTCGCCTTCGTGGCCCCGCTGGGCACGCCGATGAACAACGCCTGCTTCAAGGACCAGCTCGCGGCCAACGTGCCGAACCTGTTCCCGCTGTCGGCGGCGCGACAGATGTACGAGCCGTTCCACCGCCTGAAATTCTACGGCGCGGCCTCGTACGTCGACCAGATGCGTTCGGCGGTCGACTACTTCGTCAAGCAGAAAGGCAAGAAGAAGATCTGCACGATGTACCAGGACACTGACTTCGGCAAGGAGGTGATCGAGGGCGTCGAGCAGCAGGCCAAGAAGCTCGGCATCAAGGTCGTCGAGCACGCCGCCCACAAGCCGACCGATCAGGACTTCACCGCGCCGATCACCAAGCTCAGGGCGGCCGGCTGCGACCTGATCGCCATGGGCACCATCGTGCGCGACTCGATCGTGCCCTACAACACGGCGCGCAAGATGGGCTGGACCGATGTCGACTTCGTCGGCTCGGCCGCGGTCTATGATCTCGTGGTCGGCGCCGCGCAGGGCATGGATGGCTTCTACGGCATGGGGCTCACCGAGATGCCCTACGCAGACAGCCCGGTCGCCAGCGTCAAGAAGTTCGTCGCCGACTACAAGGCGAAGTACAACATCGATCCCAACATCGGCGCGGTCTACGGCTATGTCGCCGCCGACCTCACGGTCGTCGGGCTCAAGAACGCCGGCGCCGACCTGACGCTCGACAGCTTCGTCAAGGGCCTGGAGTCGATCAAGGGCTACAAGGACATCTTCAACGGCCCGGAGGTGAACTTCAGCGATAAGACCCGCCAGGGCGCCGCCTCGTCGTTCCTCGCGGTGGTCAAGGGCGGCCGCTGGACCCGCGTGACCGAGCCGCTCGGCTTCTGA
- a CDS encoding glucose 1-dehydrogenase, whose translation MAGRVAGKVALITGGASGLGLATARLLAGEGAKVVITDVQKDKGPKAAAEIGGEAMFLEHDVTSESRWKDVVDETVKRFGRLNVLVNSAGIAWPDGSIESVSLADFKRMMSVNCEGTFLGCQNAIRVMKGNGQPCSIVNISSVAGLVSGWQMAAYSPSKGAVRLLTKSVALHCARAGYDIRCNSVHPAFIDTPMVQQGLAADTDPDKARKRLLRMVPMGKIGEPDDIGYMILYLASDESKFTTGAEMVVDGGCTAM comes from the coding sequence ATGGCAGGTCGCGTCGCAGGCAAGGTCGCGCTCATCACCGGCGGCGCGTCGGGGCTGGGCCTGGCGACGGCCAGGCTGCTCGCCGGCGAAGGCGCGAAGGTGGTGATCACCGACGTGCAGAAGGACAAGGGGCCGAAGGCGGCGGCCGAGATCGGCGGCGAGGCGATGTTCCTCGAGCACGACGTCACCAGCGAGTCGCGCTGGAAGGACGTCGTCGACGAGACGGTGAAGCGCTTCGGCCGGCTCAACGTGCTGGTGAACTCCGCCGGCATCGCCTGGCCGGACGGTTCGATCGAGAGCGTCAGCCTCGCCGACTTCAAGCGCATGATGAGCGTGAACTGCGAGGGCACGTTCCTGGGATGCCAGAACGCGATCCGCGTCATGAAGGGAAACGGCCAGCCCTGCTCTATCGTCAACATCTCCTCCGTCGCCGGCCTGGTGAGCGGCTGGCAGATGGCGGCCTACTCGCCCTCCAAGGGCGCGGTGCGGCTGCTGACCAAGAGCGTGGCGCTGCACTGCGCGCGCGCCGGCTACGACATCCGCTGCAACTCGGTGCATCCCGCGTTCATCGACACGCCGATGGTGCAGCAGGGCCTCGCCGCCGACACCGATCCCGACAAGGCGCGCAAGCGGCTGCTGCGCATGGTGCCGATGGGCAAGATCGGCGAGCCCGACGACATCGGCTACATGATCCTCTATCTCGCCTCGGACGAATCGAAGTTCACGACCGGCGCCGAGATGGTGGTCGACGGCGGCTGCACGGCGATGTGA